A genomic window from Nosocomiicoccus massiliensis includes:
- a CDS encoding DHH family phosphoesterase has protein sequence MFKVLDKKLILIPFSIILLHIVILSTFIFINHFSFGVLSFLVSGILLALVYIYANRWLTLSEKNLRVLADDIAKGKEYTADHMPVGMIMINDDDEIIWMNAYMEEEMPEELYNEPINTVFPNLLTMIKTNNLTQTETVYEDKSYKVFYEEELSMLHFIDITNEKKLRKKLDDRKPVIGILFLDNYDDVTQNMTENLKSELNNLIMSTINEWAEEHHVYIRRFSNDRFMIVMENISLEAVEDTRFQLLDKVRESTQEMGAQVTLSIGLGEGSTDYIEIGQLAQSALDLALGRGGDQVAIKAVNGSARFYGGKTDPMEKRTRVKARVMAHALRDLLLEGENVLIMGHKNPDVDSIGASIGVAKIAKSNGIDAHIVLNESDLDDTLTRMMNEVRDHEHIYETFISSEDAFDLMTPGTTVVVVDTHRPSMVLDTDILNKATRKVVIDHHRRADEMISNPLLVYMEPYASSACELVAELLEYQYQEHKMSRLEATIMLTGIIVDTRNYTLRTGSRTFDAASYLRSNGADPVLAQTFLKDDIDTFIARSDLIKSAEIDSDGIAIVKADQTMTYHPVTVAQAADSLLQIEGVRASFVIATREDDSIGISARSLGDINVQIIMEELGGGGHLTNAATRRTDVTMDELYDELKHVIDQMKDIRSEEE, from the coding sequence ATGTTTAAAGTACTCGATAAAAAACTCATACTCATTCCGTTTAGTATTATTCTTTTACACATCGTGATATTGAGTACATTTATATTTATCAACCACTTTAGTTTTGGAGTACTGAGTTTCTTAGTAAGTGGGATTTTATTAGCGCTCGTATATATATACGCTAATCGTTGGCTAACATTATCAGAAAAAAATTTAAGAGTGTTAGCAGATGATATCGCAAAAGGAAAAGAGTACACGGCAGACCATATGCCAGTCGGTATGATTATGATCAATGATGACGACGAAATTATATGGATGAACGCCTACATGGAAGAAGAGATGCCAGAAGAACTGTACAACGAACCGATTAACACCGTATTTCCGAATTTGTTAACGATGATTAAAACAAACAATCTAACTCAGACGGAAACAGTCTATGAAGATAAGTCATACAAAGTTTTTTATGAAGAAGAGTTATCGATGCTTCATTTTATTGATATTACAAATGAAAAGAAATTAAGAAAAAAACTCGATGATAGAAAACCTGTAATTGGTATTTTATTTCTAGATAACTATGATGATGTCACTCAAAACATGACGGAAAACTTAAAAAGTGAGTTAAATAACCTCATTATGTCAACGATTAACGAATGGGCTGAAGAACACCATGTGTACATTCGTAGATTTTCAAATGACCGTTTTATGATTGTTATGGAAAATATCAGTCTTGAAGCGGTCGAGGACACACGTTTTCAACTACTCGATAAAGTGCGTGAATCTACTCAAGAAATGGGCGCACAGGTTACGTTATCTATCGGTCTTGGTGAAGGATCGACAGATTACATTGAAATCGGACAACTCGCACAATCTGCGTTAGACTTAGCGCTCGGACGCGGTGGTGACCAAGTAGCAATTAAAGCAGTGAACGGTTCAGCACGTTTTTATGGTGGTAAAACAGATCCGATGGAAAAACGTACACGCGTAAAAGCTCGTGTTATGGCGCATGCCCTACGTGACTTGTTACTTGAAGGTGAAAATGTCTTAATTATGGGGCATAAAAATCCTGACGTCGACTCAATCGGTGCGAGTATTGGTGTTGCGAAAATCGCAAAATCAAACGGAATCGATGCACATATTGTATTAAATGAGTCAGACTTAGACGATACGTTAACACGTATGATGAACGAAGTACGTGACCACGAACATATATATGAAACATTTATTTCATCAGAAGATGCATTTGACTTAATGACGCCAGGCACGACAGTCGTCGTCGTTGATACGCATCGACCATCGATGGTGCTCGATACCGATATTTTAAATAAAGCAACGCGTAAAGTTGTTATCGACCACCATAGACGTGCGGATGAAATGATTTCTAACCCACTACTTGTGTACATGGAACCATATGCATCTAGTGCATGTGAACTTGTCGCAGAGCTACTTGAGTATCAGTATCAAGAACATAAAATGTCACGTTTAGAAGCGACGATTATGTTGACGGGTATTATCGTCGATACGAGAAACTATACGTTACGTACAGGTAGTCGTACGTTTGATGCAGCGAGTTACTTACGTTCAAACGGTGCTGACCCAGTACTCGCTCAGACGTTCTTAAAAGATGATATCGATACGTTTATCGCACGTAGTGATCTCATAAAATCTGCTGAGATAGACTCTGATGGTATTGCGATCGTTAAAGCAGACCAAACGATGACATATCATCCAGTCACTGTCGCACAAGCAGCTGACTCTCTACTTCAAATTGAAGGTGTACGTGCATCGTTTGTTATTGCGACACGGGAAGATGATTCAATTGGAATTTCTGCACGATCTTTAGGAGATATTAATGTACAAATTATTATGGAAGAGCTCGGCGGCGGTGGGCATTTAACAAACGCTGCAACGAGACGTACAGATGTGACGATGGACGAGTTATATGACGAGTTAAAACATGTCATAGACCAAATGAAAGATATTAGGAGTGAAGAAGAATGA
- the rplI gene encoding 50S ribosomal protein L9 — MKVILLKDVKNIGKAGEVKEVAAGYAQNFLFKKGLAEEATPANLKKLEAQQEQKREAAREELEDAKALKEKLEQLEVTIKMKSGEDGRLFGSVSSKQVIEAYKKEHDIKLDRRKLDMPEPLKALGYHKVDVKLHQEVTAVLKIHVVEQ; from the coding sequence ATGAAAGTCATTCTATTAAAAGATGTTAAGAATATCGGTAAAGCAGGAGAAGTAAAAGAAGTTGCTGCAGGTTATGCACAAAACTTTTTATTTAAAAAAGGACTTGCAGAAGAAGCTACTCCAGCTAACTTAAAAAAATTAGAAGCTCAACAAGAACAAAAACGTGAAGCAGCACGTGAAGAGCTTGAGGACGCAAAAGCGTTAAAGGAAAAATTAGAACAGTTAGAAGTTACGATTAAAATGAAATCTGGTGAAGATGGTCGTCTATTCGGTTCAGTGAGTTCTAAACAAGTCATTGAAGCGTATAAAAAAGAACATGACATTAAACTCGACCGTAGAAAATTAGATATGCCTGAACCGCTAAAAGCACTTGGATATCATAAAGTAGATGTGAAGTTACATCAAGAAGTTACTGCAGTACTTAAAATTCACGTCGTAGAACAGTAA